TGGGATACACAACATTTATGTACCCTGCTGTTCTTGCAGAAcccttttcttatttctttcggTTTTTTGTGTTTCTGGGTAGTAATTATCATTGTCAGACAGCCTATTTACTGTCTCCGCCACTCACTTTTGACACAGAGTTCACACCTAGCATAATTTGCTGTCATGTCTTGTTTATTACTTCCTATTACTGCTACTTCTTCCTGTTTCTGCTACAAGTACTCGAGCATTTACTGCTTATTACTACTTCAGTACCACTGGCAGTTCTTGCTGCTGGGTCTATTTCTTCACTCTTTCGTTTAAATTCGTGTGATTTAGAGCGTCGAGAAAATCGGAAAAGTTCGAGAGCAAATGGCTGCTCCGTCGGGCTATTCTTCCTCTGCGCCGCCGCTGCCGCCACCACGTCCAAAGTCGCCTCCGCAGTATCCTGATTTATATGGGAAGCGCCGTGAAATGGCGAAGGTTCAGATGCTTGAAAGAGAGATTGGTTTTCTTGAGGTATAGTTCTATTGTGTTTTCTTTGGTTGTGATTGTTTAGTAGTAAACAGAGTTGTTTTCCCCCTAAAGTTAGTGGTTTATTTGTTAATTGTGTTGCTAATTCGTTTTAGATGTGCTTAAATTTGAAGGCACTAAGGGAGAACTGGGAAATGTTATGGTATGTTGGGATTTGAAGAGGCAGTTTAAAAGTGAAAACTCCGAGATTTTTAGCACTCACAGGTAGTGTTTTTGGGAAGTGAAAACAAGCAACGGAAATGCATGATGAGACGAGTACAGGGTAAAGAGTTTTGATTAATGAATCTGATAAGGGACGTGAGTTTTTTATGGGATCAATTCGAAGAGATTGAAAACATTCATATATAGTTGTGGACCTTGAATTTCAAGGTTGGAAAATACAGACAACCAAGGGGGAATGTGTTGAACCTAAAGCGCATATTGggagtgctttcttaaatggaaaataaaaaatttgatcgCTTTTGCCCTTATTTATTCGTACATATATGATCTTGTCATGGCATTCAAATACATACCTTTTCGCAAATTGAAGTGGTGAAAGCTGAAGTTGGTCATTTTTAGTGTCTGTTGTCGGTCATTGCCTAAGCATCCTCGAGCCCGAAGTCTATATATCCATTCTGCAAGTGATTTAACTATGTTATAATAGAAATGGCAAATAGAGATATGCAAGTGATTGTACACGATTTTCTCTGGCTTTACCTAAGGTTTCGTATCTGAAAAGCTTGATCTATTAGCATAACTCAGTTCCAGCTCGACGAGATGTTTTTAAGGTTAAGATTGATCCTAACAGAACACCGTGACTGATGGAAGGTAGTCGTTGATAATAGGAATTGCCTCTAATTTGCTAGTCCTATAATAAAGTTTCACAAAGACAATTTTATGCATAATGAATCCAATGAGTAGCTTTTCATATACTTCTAATACATACGAGTGGGTGAAGATGTTATGTCACAACTTTTCTGTGAGCAGGAGGAATTAAAATCCGTTCAAAGCCTTCAACCTGCTTCTAGATGCTGCAAAGAGTATGTTCAATTTTGCAATTTCTTGTTCAGCGTCTAGTTTATAAAATGGTTTATATGGAGTTCGTTCTtgcaattgttttaaaaaaaatatttctttttgtttttctatattCTAAGTATTTGGGGACATGATCATATTGCAGGGTTGCTGATTATGTGGTGGCAAACTCGGATCCTTTTATAGCTACGTAAGAATTCTGTGATCAAGTCTTCCATAAACTTTCAGGAGTTAATGATCCTTATGTTTTTTCTTCTAAGCAGAAATCGGAAGAATCGTCGGCGCTGTCGCTTCTGGAAATGGCTGTGGTACTATGATCATTTTGAATTATGCCCTAACATCTGAACTTGTCCATCTGTGCAATAAGTTTCACCATATGCTCTTTAAAGTTATCACATATTGGAGTATGATGAGCACAAGAAGCAATAGGATTCACCATTACTACCGCATGATGATGGACATTCTAGTTTCTTGCATTTGTAGATGTGGTTGTGATCTTCAATTATATTCTTCACAGTGGTGGGAATATTACTACCACGCTTAATTGCTTGAATTTCATATGATCTTGAAATTATAAcccattaatttttatttatttatttgcatttaCTCTCTCTGGCCAGTTGAGTAGTTAGGAAAAAATATGCTTAATTATCTGTACCTGCTATAAGGGAAATTTTCTTCTGCATTTTGGATCCATAGAATCTAACCACTCATTCTGCTGTGGTGATTCCTTACTTTCTAGATTCTAAAATCAAAGGTTGACAGACAACTATGGGATTTTCCTTAGGTTCCCTTTCATCTTGAAAGTAGTTAGAGATTGGGAGGCACCAATACCAGACTCTTGTATCCAATTCTGCTTTGTGCAGTATTATTTTACTATAGCAGGAAATAGGGAAATTTACTAGATGGAAAAACTTTTTTCGTTTCTTGTATAGACAATCCAAGAATTAATAACCTTTTTCTGCATGCAATGCTCTTAACAGTATTAAGAAGAATAAATTAATCCTGCTATGAAAATTCAGTTAGTTGTGATGAATAACAATGTCCTTGTGCTGAACAAAGGTGAGCATGATGAATCTATTCTTATCATCACCTTGACACTTTATTCTGGTTATTTATGCTGTTTGCCAACTTATCCCCAGCTCTTGTTTTCATTCAGCAAAGCGTAACTCGAGCAGAACCACTTGTTTTAACTGTCTTTTAGAAGCACGTGTAGAACAAATCAgcaatgtgtttttttaatcttcctATTAGAAGAATTTGTCAACTCAGTTGTTGTGTGAAAACTTCCATAGGTAACAAGAGTGCCCTTTTTGCAGTCGAATGCCTTGTTTTAACCTCTCTTGgatctgctgctgctgctgctataATGGGTGCTCACTTCATCTAAAAATGCCGCGCTGCTGTTGTGACTGCAATCCATGTAACTCTTGTTCCTGTGCCAGCTGCTGTTGCTGTAACTGCAATAGATGTAACTGTGGTTCTTGTCTCCACTGTGGTTCCTGCAACCGCAATACATGTAATTGTGGTTCCTGTGTCCCCTGTGCTTCCTGTGATTGCAATACATGTAAATGCGCTTCCTGTGTTCCCTGTGCTTCCTGTGACTGCAATACATGTAAATGCGCTTCCTGTTTCAGCTGTGCTTCCTGTGACTGCAATACATGTAAATGCGCTTCCTGTTTCAGCTGTCATCTGCCGAAGTGGCGGTGTTGTGCTTTTCCACGATCAAATTGCTGTCAGAAAGATTCATGCATCAGAAATTGTTGCAATTTTCCATCTCCTTCATGCCCAGATTGCTCTTGCTGCATTTGGAGATGTTCACGTCCTAAATGTCCAAAGGTACGCCGTTGTTGCTGTTGTACAAAAACTTGTTGTAACCCTTGTTATCTATGTTACTAGCATATTTCCAGCATTTCCATTCAGGAGCATTGTTCTGttcttcaaatttattgtaaatgGGTAAAAGTAGATTTGTTGTGGAGACATCAGCTTCTTTTGAGATTGTTGGAATAGTTTTGACAAATAGCATATGTCTCAGATCACATTATCGGCAGTGGTTGTGttctcaaaaccaaaacaaaacttCACCAGGAACTCAAAAGCCAGAACAATGTATAAAATGAAATGGCTGGCTGTTGGATGCATGCATTGCAATAAATACATTATATGTTTCAATCCATTATGTAATTGCATGTGCTACAATTTGTTTAGTTTCTCAATCAGATTAAgtaactaaattttaaaacctacgattaaaaatttatgtaaGAGCAAATTGACAATATATTAAGAAAAGTCAAGGAGGGAGGTCACTTCTCCCCGAACTTGTGTAGCCACACCATGGGAATGGCTTCTGGCTTCTGGCCAACCCCAAGGAGCCCTCCACCTCATGGTTAGGCCGCCAGCCACCCTACCTTGTGAGGGAGCATCGGCACGGTGGGCGACTGCATGACCaaaatgtttttattaattttttcagaatttttttggtttctatttattttagttttattgttttccCTAAATTTcgaatatcatttatttttttgaaataaaattttgaatatctTTGTGATTATGTggttgtgcattttattttatttttttgtccaaactttgTAGGTTTTAACGGGACAAATAACTGAATGAAGTGTCACTTCAACATTTTTTGGTCATAAATCTAACATGTTTTGGTCAGGTTTCATGCGTCCATAATTCAAATCACTGGTCCTACAACAAACCCAATAATTGGTGCGTATTATTAAATGGGTAGTCCATATTTTGGACCTTCTTCGATATGTCAGATTCATTTTCCTGCAAGACTGTAAACCTCAGTTCTCTGGTACAAACCCATATGCGAGTGCAGGCTCATTCCACAAACCGAAGTTTAATATTCTTTACTTTCGACTCAAAAATATCTGGCCCTACATTTTTTCTTTAGCCATCatcctttaattattttttttactgtaCTAATTATTTAATGTCATATTGAAAAATAGCTTAGGCCAATCAGTTTATGAACCAAATTTCTAATTCGTAATAGACTTGAAGTTTGTTAATTACTACTCTAATTTGTAATGATATCTAAAATGACCGTTTTGCTGCTCTCTAGGATGAGTCCTCTCTATCTTAACATGAGTCGACTCCCCTTTGTCTAGTTTTTTCGTCATCCCTTTCTCAAAATAGGAATCTCTTTCACCCAACCATTTCCTTCCTCAGTAGGACAAACCTTTTCCCAACTCAATTATGTCTCACACAATCCTGCAAATTTACGCTTTCTAAACACACACACCCCcccacccccaaaaaaaaaaaagaaacaggaAAAAGTGCACACATCTTCACCGATAACAGCATCTGTACGAAAATCAACACCTTGAACTCAAGTCAAGGCAAGATTGAACAGCTAATTAGTCAGGCAAAAGCTCTTTCTTGGAACGATCTTCAATTAGAACCAGAGACACTGCAAATATCTGTTCAAATCTAACTTTGATCAGTAAGTTGATATCATCCAAACCTCTCAACTATAACACTTTTTCATGCCATTATCAAAAATGTCTTGAGCTTTGTTGTGGGGTTGATGATTGATGATATAGAAACGAACACATTTGTCTTTATATTTTCGACACAACAAGACAAGGATAGGGTCCTAGAAAATAGACCATGGAACTTCAAAGGGTTCCATATGGCCTTTAAAAACTAGGCTCTGGATTGAGTATTCAAGAAGTGGACTTGAACACGTCTGCTTTTTGGGTTCAGATTCATGGTCTATCCCTTGAAATGCTCACTAACCAAAATGCTAAAAGGATTGGCAAAGTTCTGGGCAACTTTTTGGAATTTGATCGTGCTGCGGTTTTTGGTGTGGCATAACGAAGATATTTGCTTATCAGGGTTGAAATCAATATAAAGAAGCCATTGCAGGAAGGCTTTGATCTAAATAGGCCGGGAAgaataccaaaattttttttgatatgaGCAACTTTTCGAGTTTTACTATGCATGTGGTTTACTAGGGCATATAGCTTAAGCATGTCCTACGTATTcaacaattctagaacaatcaAGCTCTGGCCCATGGATGAGAGCTAAAATCTTAAACTTTCGACGTAATCCAAGACAGAAAGCAGAATTGAATCGCCCCGTGTTTGGAGCAGACCATCCAAGTGTGGTGCAACCACAAGATGGAAGGGCAGCAGTAGAAACTGCTACAAATCTGAATAATGTTGGGGTACCAAGGACCCATGCTTCAACTCATACCCAAGCACCTAGGCAACTCAGAGGGCCACCCTTCCCCCAAGTTCGCAAAGGAGAACCCAAGATATCATTTTCCCAAGCAAGAgcttcaataaaaaaaaccttTCTCAGTTTGGATCAGTGGGGTCCGAAGGTCAGAGAGAATGAACAGTGGGCCAGGATAATATCTATCAGCTCATTTACTCAGTTCAACCCATCACTAATGGCACTTGTCAAAAAACCAACTTCGAGCCCTCAACCTCATTAACCCAAGAGATCTGTGGCAAAGATCAGCAGGCATATTCTCCTCTTTACACTCATTTTCTCTCATCAATGCGAAGCAACCGTTCACTACTACAACCAAATAAGCAAGAGGTCAATAAAGGTTTTGGACCCAATAAGCCCAAATCTTAACTGATTTCTAATCCTTCAGTCTACCATCAAATCATCAAGACCTTTGACTTTCTTAAGGATCCGGTTTATGATGAAGCTTTTGGTATTCAAAGGCCCAAAGAAAATACTATGGTGTCAAACCTCTGGCCTACTCTAACTGAAATACCTAATGAATTTCCTAAAGCCTATACCTCAAACTCAATCCCTATCATGCCGATCCTAACTGGGCCCATCCTTCGTCTCATCTTGTAAACAAAACCCAATCCATCCCTTCAGGTAATCCCAAATCGCAGATCAATCCCAACTCTCCAATCTCGCCCTAACAGATTTTCTTTTCAGAAGCCTAATCCCTATCTGCCTCTCTCAACCCTAATTTCCCagaaaattttgatgaaacCCATGTCAAAATTACCAAAAGGGGAATTAAGCATGCTGATGCAGAAGTTCCTCCAAAAAAGAGAGCGGTTGTGATGAGAGACATGATTTCATGCCCTAGCTACCTCTCGGAGATTGAGGATGTTGAGGATGTCGGTCAGCCTGTTAAACAGAGAAAGAAAGGCTCCAAGAGTAAGATCAAAATTGAGAATATTTTGCAGAAGCTCAAGAAGAAGAATGATCATTTGGATGATGGCAGTGATCAAGCTGGTGGTAATGAATCTTCCGACTCTATTCCAAACGATGtttttgtttcaaatgtggTTGAGGTGACGAGCCCTAACCTGCCACCAATCCAACCATGAGAATTTTATCTTGAAATTTTGAGGACTTGCCCAAACTCTAGCAATTTTTGGTTTGAGGGCTCAAATCAGGATGCATCAACttgatttaattttcttatctaAAACTTTAATTAGTGATGCTAATTCAGCTAGTATTGTAAATAGGCTTGAGTTTGCTAAGTTTGTAAATGTCcaccccccacccccacccctcGCGGGTGGAAGAAATGGGGAGGATTGTTACGTATGTGGAGGCCCGGTTTAGATGTGGAACCGATTCATGTTGGTTGTAATATTATAGCTATGTTGGTCTACTCTGATCCTGTTTATGTGCCTTAGCTTCTATTGTTAGTTTATTGTCCTGCCCAATCACTAGATAAGTAGCCTTTTTGGACCTTAATCAACTGAATAACAACTTCCTTCACTAGACCTATGCTAGTAATAGGTGACTTTAACACTATTCTTAGCTAACAGGAAAAGATAGGAGGGAGACGTTTTGCTTCTTCTTCAAATCCTTCTGGTCTCAAGCTCTTTATGAATCATAATGGATTAAGTGATCTAGGTTTTACTAGGCCTAAATACACCTGGACCAATAGGAGATTTGGTAACAGTCATATCAGAGAGAGAATTGATAGGGGCATTGCCAATTCAAGTAGGAATATTCTATTCCCAGATGCTAGGATCAAGCATATGCCTATCCACATCTCTGATTATGCTTCTATTCTCCTAGAA
This is a stretch of genomic DNA from Carya illinoinensis cultivar Pawnee chromosome 3, C.illinoinensisPawnee_v1, whole genome shotgun sequence. It encodes these proteins:
- the LOC122304273 gene encoding guanine nucleotide-binding protein subunit gamma 3-like isoform X1 — encoded protein: MAAPSGYSSSAPPLPPPRPKSPPQYPDLYGKRREMAKVQMLEREIGFLEEELKSVQSLQPASRCCKEVADYVVANSDPFIATNRKNRRRCRFWKWLCRMPCFNLSWICCCCCYNGCSLHLKMPRCCCDCNPCNSCSCASCCCCNCNRCNCGSCLHCGSCNRNTCNCGSCVPCASCDCNTCKCASCVPCASCDCNTCKCASCFSCASCDCNTCKCASCFSCHLPKWRCCAFPRSNCCQKDSCIRNCCNFPSPSCPDCSCCIWRCSRPKCPKVRRCCCCTKTCCNPCYLCY
- the LOC122304273 gene encoding keratin-associated protein 5-5-like isoform X3; the encoded protein is MGSAVKWRRFRCLKERLVFLRVADYVVANSDPFIATNRKNRRRCRFWKWLCRMPCFNLSWICCCCCYNGCSLHLKMPRCCCDCNPCNSCSCASCCCCNCNRCNCGSCLHCGSCNRNTCNCGSCVPCASCDCNTCKCASCVPCASCDCNTCKCASCFSCASCDCNTCKCASCFSCHLPKWRCCAFPRSNCCQKDSCIRNCCNFPSPSCPDCSCCIWRCSRPKCPKVRRCCCCTKTCCNPCYLCY
- the LOC122304273 gene encoding keratin-associated protein 5-5-like isoform X2, with amino-acid sequence MSQLFCEQEELKSVQSLQPASRCCKEVADYVVANSDPFIATNRKNRRRCRFWKWLCRMPCFNLSWICCCCCYNGCSLHLKMPRCCCDCNPCNSCSCASCCCCNCNRCNCGSCLHCGSCNRNTCNCGSCVPCASCDCNTCKCASCVPCASCDCNTCKCASCFSCASCDCNTCKCASCFSCHLPKWRCCAFPRSNCCQKDSCIRNCCNFPSPSCPDCSCCIWRCSRPKCPKVRRCCCCTKTCCNPCYLCY